The following coding sequences lie in one Arachis ipaensis cultivar K30076 chromosome B03, Araip1.1, whole genome shotgun sequence genomic window:
- the LOC107631185 gene encoding transcription elongation factor 1 homolog isoform X2, whose product MLAIKNLIRICGMGKRKAKSKPPPKKRMDKLDTVFSCPFCNHGTSVECRIDMKNLIGEASCRICQESFSTTVTALSEPIDIYSEWIDECERVNNPEDDGA is encoded by the exons ATGTTAGCTATTAAAAATCTG ATCAGGATTTGTGGGATGGGAAAGAGGAAGGCAAAGTCGAAGCCACCTCCAAAGAAGCGAATGGATAAGCTGGACACTGTCTTCAGCTGCCCTTTCTGCAATCATGGCACCAGTGTCGAATGTCGCAT TGATATGAAGAACTTGATAGGGGAAGCTTCTTGCAGAATATGCCAAGAGAGCTTTAGCACTACTGTCACAG CTTTATCGGAGCCAATTGACAT ATACAGTGAGTGGATCGATGAATGTGAACGGGTGAACAACCCGGAAGATGATGGTGCTTAG
- the LOC107631185 gene encoding transcription elongation factor 1 homolog isoform X4 — MGKRKAKSKPPPKKRMDKLDTVFSCPFCNHGTSVECRIDMKNLIGEASCRICQESFSTTVTALSEPIDIYSEWIDECERVNNPEDDGA; from the exons ATGGGAAAGAGGAAGGCAAAGTCGAAGCCACCTCCAAAGAAGCGAATGGATAAGCTGGACACTGTCTTCAGCTGCCCTTTCTGCAATCATGGCACCAGTGTCGAATGTCGCAT TGATATGAAGAACTTGATAGGGGAAGCTTCTTGCAGAATATGCCAAGAGAGCTTTAGCACTACTGTCACAG CTTTATCGGAGCCAATTGACAT ATACAGTGAGTGGATCGATGAATGTGAACGGGTGAACAACCCGGAAGATGATGGTGCTTAG
- the LOC107631185 gene encoding transcription elongation factor 1 homolog isoform X1, with protein sequence MLAIKNLIRICGMGKRKAKSKPPPKKRMDKLDTVFSCPFCNHGTSVECRIDMKNLIGEASCRICQESFSTTVTDVAEASGLICLFSLQLYRSQLTYTVSGSMNVNG encoded by the exons ATGTTAGCTATTAAAAATCTG ATCAGGATTTGTGGGATGGGAAAGAGGAAGGCAAAGTCGAAGCCACCTCCAAAGAAGCGAATGGATAAGCTGGACACTGTCTTCAGCTGCCCTTTCTGCAATCATGGCACCAGTGTCGAATGTCGCAT TGATATGAAGAACTTGATAGGGGAAGCTTCTTGCAGAATATGCCAAGAGAGCTTTAGCACTACTGTCACAG ATGTGGCTGAGGCTAGTGGTCTTATATGTTTGTTTTCTTTGCAGCTTTATCGGAGCCAATTGACAT ATACAGTGAGTGGATCGATGAATGTGAACGGGTGA
- the LOC107631185 gene encoding transcription elongation factor 1 homolog isoform X5: MLAIKNLIRICGMGKRKAKSKPPPKKRMDKLDTVFSCPFCNHGTSVECRIDMKNLIGEASCRICQESFSTTVTDTVSGSMNVNG, encoded by the exons ATGTTAGCTATTAAAAATCTG ATCAGGATTTGTGGGATGGGAAAGAGGAAGGCAAAGTCGAAGCCACCTCCAAAGAAGCGAATGGATAAGCTGGACACTGTCTTCAGCTGCCCTTTCTGCAATCATGGCACCAGTGTCGAATGTCGCAT TGATATGAAGAACTTGATAGGGGAAGCTTCTTGCAGAATATGCCAAGAGAGCTTTAGCACTACTGTCACAG ATACAGTGAGTGGATCGATGAATGTGAACGGGTGA
- the LOC107631185 gene encoding transcription elongation factor 1 homolog isoform X3, giving the protein MGKRKAKSKPPPKKRMDKLDTVFSCPFCNHGTSVECRIDMKNLIGEASCRICQESFSTTVTDVAEASGLICLFSLQLYRSQLTYTVSGSMNVNG; this is encoded by the exons ATGGGAAAGAGGAAGGCAAAGTCGAAGCCACCTCCAAAGAAGCGAATGGATAAGCTGGACACTGTCTTCAGCTGCCCTTTCTGCAATCATGGCACCAGTGTCGAATGTCGCAT TGATATGAAGAACTTGATAGGGGAAGCTTCTTGCAGAATATGCCAAGAGAGCTTTAGCACTACTGTCACAG ATGTGGCTGAGGCTAGTGGTCTTATATGTTTGTTTTCTTTGCAGCTTTATCGGAGCCAATTGACAT ATACAGTGAGTGGATCGATGAATGTGAACGGGTGA
- the LOC107631184 gene encoding 28 kDa heat- and acid-stable phosphoprotein, protein MGRGKFKSKPTGRRQFSTPEDMAAGTSSRPKTFRQKEAEHEEESEQESEEVSENESGEESEGETKKTKGTQGIIEIENPNLVKQKNVKARDIDIGKTTELSRREREELEKQRAHERYMRLQEQGKTEQARKDLERLALIRQQRAEAAKKREEEKAAKEQKKAEARK, encoded by the exons ATGGGAAGGGGAAAATTCAAGAGCAAGCCCACCGGTCGCCGCCAGTTTTCCACCCCGGAGGACATGG CTGCCGGTACGTCTTCTCGTCCCAAGACTTTCAGACAG AAAGAAGCTGAGCATGAAGAGGAGTCAGAACAGGAATCAGAGGAAGTATCCGAGAATGAATCTGgagaagaatctgaaggagaaaCTAAA AAAACAAAAGGTACTCAAGGGATTATTGAGATTGAAAACCCTAACTTGGTGAAGCAAAAGAACGTGAAGGCTAGAGACATTGAT ATTGGGAAAACAACCGAGCTTTCAAGGCGGGAAAG AGAAGAGCTAGAGAAACAGAGAGCTCATGAGCGCTACATGAGGTTGCAAGAGCAAGGAAAAACAGAACAAGCAAGGAAGGATTTAG AACGTTTAGCTCTTATACGTCAGCAGAGGGCAGAAGCTGCGAAGAAGCGTGAAGAAGAGAAAGCTG CCAAAGAACAGAAGAAGGCTGAAGCTCGCAAGTAA
- the LOC107631183 gene encoding ras-related protein RABA1f translates to MGAYRADDDYDYLFKVVLIGDSGVGKSNLLSRFTRNEFSLESKSTIGVEFATRSIKVDDKVVKAQIWDTAGQERYRAITSAYYRGAVGALLVYDVTRHVTFENVARWLKELRDHTDANIVVMLVGNKADLRHLRAVSVEDATAFAERESTFFMETSALESMNVENAFTEVLTQIHSVVSKKALEVGNDPAALPKGQTINVGSRDDVSAVKKGGCCSN, encoded by the exons ATGGGGGCCTACAGAGCGGATGACGATTACGATTACCTCTTCAAGGTGGTGCTGATCGGTGACTCTGGCGTCGGAAAATCGAACCTTCTCTCTCGCTTCACAAGGAATGAGTTCAGCCTTGAATCCAAGTCCACCATTGGTGTTGAGTTCGCCACCAGAAGCATTAAGGTTGATGATAAGGTTGTCAAGGCTCAGATTTGGGACACTGCTGGTCAAGAGAG GTACCGGGCAATTACAAGTGCTTATTATCGAGGAGCTGTTGGTGCTCTACTAGTTTATGATGTTACTCGCCATGTTACGTTTGAAAATGTGGCGAGATGGCTAAAGGAGCTGAGAGATCACACAGATGCCAACATTGTGGTAATGCTTGTAGGAAACAAGGCAGATCTGCGCCATCTGCGAGCAGTTTCCGTCGAAGACGCCACTGCCTTTGCTGAAAGAGAGAGCACATTTTTCATGGAAACATCTGCCCTTGAGTCGATGAACGTTGAGAATGCCTTCACAGAAGTCCTGACCCAGATCCACAGCGTCGTAAGCAAGAAGGCCCTTGAAGTTGGTAATGATCCAGCAGCATTGCCGAAAGGGCAGACTATCAATGTTGGTTCCCGGGACGACGTCTCAGCCGTGAAAAAAGGTGGATGTTGTTCTAATTGA